The following coding sequences are from one Dinoroseobacter shibae DFL 12 = DSM 16493 window:
- a CDS encoding capsule polysaccharide export protein, translating to MTQPKPSPQDRGPSAPEPKPGAPDRAAQQGAAASKAPGSGGQNRPGGPDGASPKARPQPVVQASKETAKKTGKDTLKDTGHKTAAPQPAQKPAQKPTPKPAPTKGQAEAAQIRIAPPVPPARRRPHHKLLMISFAIMVVVPILVSAWYLWARAQDQYASYVGFSVRTEEVGSAIELLGGITELSGSSSSDTDILYKFLQSQELVATVDAALDLRGIWSKADPEVDPIFAYDPPGTIEDLQDHWLRKVSIYYDSGSGLLDLRVLAFDPADARAIAEMIFAESSARINALSALAREDAIAYARDELTQAETRLRDARLALNEFRNRTQIVDPTIDTQGQMGLVNTLQAQLADALIEVDLLRETTRTGDPRITQGELRIAVIERRIEEERRKVGLGGGVSGDRSVFADLVGEFERLSVDLEFAQQSYVAALATFDAARNEARRQSRYLAAHVRPTLAERAEYPQRIYLLGLIGLFSFLAWTITALIAYSLRDRR from the coding sequence GTGACACAGCCCAAACCCTCCCCCCAGGACAGGGGCCCCTCCGCCCCCGAGCCCAAGCCCGGTGCACCCGACAGGGCCGCGCAGCAGGGCGCCGCGGCCTCGAAGGCGCCGGGGTCGGGCGGTCAGAACAGACCCGGCGGTCCGGACGGGGCAAGCCCGAAGGCGCGGCCTCAACCCGTCGTCCAGGCCTCGAAAGAGACTGCTAAAAAGACCGGAAAAGACACTTTAAAGGACACGGGGCACAAGACCGCCGCCCCGCAGCCCGCCCAGAAACCGGCCCAGAAACCCACACCGAAACCCGCGCCTACAAAGGGCCAGGCCGAAGCGGCGCAGATCCGCATCGCCCCACCGGTTCCCCCGGCCCGCCGCCGTCCTCATCACAAGTTGCTGATGATCAGCTTCGCGATCATGGTGGTCGTCCCGATCCTGGTCTCGGCCTGGTATCTCTGGGCCCGGGCTCAGGACCAATACGCGTCTTACGTGGGCTTTTCCGTGCGCACCGAGGAGGTCGGCTCGGCCATCGAGCTTCTGGGCGGGATCACCGAGCTGTCGGGCTCGTCGAGCTCGGACACCGATATTCTCTACAAGTTCCTGCAAAGCCAGGAGCTGGTGGCGACGGTGGATGCCGCGCTCGACCTGCGCGGGATCTGGTCGAAGGCCGACCCGGAGGTAGACCCGATCTTCGCCTATGATCCCCCCGGCACCATCGAGGATCTGCAGGATCACTGGCTGCGCAAGGTGTCGATCTATTACGACAGCGGCTCGGGACTCCTGGACCTGCGGGTGCTGGCCTTCGATCCCGCCGACGCGCGCGCCATCGCCGAGATGATCTTCGCCGAGAGCAGCGCGCGCATCAACGCGCTCTCGGCGCTGGCCCGGGAAGACGCCATCGCCTATGCCCGCGACGAGCTCACCCAGGCCGAGACCCGTCTGCGCGACGCGCGCCTTGCGCTCAACGAGTTCCGCAACCGCACACAGATCGTCGATCCGACCATCGACACCCAGGGCCAGATGGGGCTGGTCAACACGCTGCAGGCGCAGCTGGCCGATGCCCTGATCGAGGTGGACCTGCTGCGCGAGACGACGCGCACCGGCGACCCGCGGATCACGCAAGGCGAACTGCGCATCGCGGTGATCGAACGCCGCATCGAGGAGGAACGCCGCAAGGTGGGCCTGGGCGGCGGGGTCTCGGGGGACCGGTCGGTCTTTGCCGACCTGGTGGGCGAGTTCGAGCGGCTCTCGGTGGACCTGGAATTCGCCCAGCAGAGCTACGTGGCAGCGCTCGCCACCTTCGACGCGGCCCGCAACGAGGCCCGCCGCCAGAGCCGGTACCTGGCCGCCCATGTCCGCCCGACCCTGGCCGAGCGGGCCGAGTACCCCCAACGGATCTACCTGCTGGGCCTGATCGGGCTGTTTTCCTTCCTGGCCTGGACGATCACGGCCCTCATCGCCTATTCCCTTCGAGACCGGCGCTGA
- a CDS encoding ABC transporter ATP-binding protein translates to MIRFENLTKRFVVKGYVKTVMENVSLTIPSKTSVALLGRNGAGKSTLLKMIAGTVDPTSGEILSSGTISWPVGFAGSFHPDMTGAQNTKFLARVYGIDTQALTDFVEDFAELGDHFRQPFRSYSSGMKSRLAFGISMGIKFDTYLVDEVTAVGDAAFKKKASAMFQDRMADAGAVFVSHSMGHVREMCDVGIVIENGQLTYHEDIHEAIAHHESNMKLR, encoded by the coding sequence ATGATCCGGTTCGAGAACCTCACCAAGCGTTTCGTGGTCAAGGGCTACGTCAAGACGGTGATGGAGAATGTTTCCCTCACCATCCCCTCGAAGACCTCCGTGGCGCTTCTGGGGCGCAACGGGGCGGGCAAATCGACCCTTCTGAAGATGATCGCAGGCACGGTCGACCCGACCTCGGGGGAGATCCTGTCCAGTGGCACGATCTCCTGGCCCGTCGGCTTCGCCGGCTCGTTCCATCCGGACATGACCGGCGCTCAGAACACCAAGTTCCTGGCCCGGGTCTATGGCATCGACACCCAAGCCCTGACCGATTTCGTGGAGGATTTCGCCGAGCTGGGCGACCACTTCCGCCAGCCCTTCCGCAGCTATTCCTCGGGCATGAAATCGCGGCTCGCCTTCGGTATCTCCATGGGGATCAAGTTCGACACCTACCTGGTCGACGAGGTAACGGCGGTGGGCGATGCGGCCTTCAAGAAGAAGGCGAGCGCGATGTTTCAGGACCGTATGGCCGATGCCGGCGCGGTCTTCGTGAGCCACTCCATGGGCCATGTGCGCGAGATGTGCGATGTGGGCATCGTGATCGAGAACGGGCAGCTGACCTACCATGAAGACATTCACGAGGCCATCGCCCATCACGAAAGCAACATGAAGTTGCGCTGA
- a CDS encoding IS1182 family transposase, whose amino-acid sequence MMGPRQEAQAALFYEFSLEEHVPQDHLLRSIDRHLDLSSIRGHLADFYSHTGRPSVDPELMIRMLLVGYCFGIRSERRLCEEVHLNLAYRWFCRLELTDRIPDHSTFSKNRHGRFRDSDLLRHVFEATVARCIEEGLVGGQGFAVDASLISADVQKQNSSNPEGWAAREIDPTDAPRAVREYLDTLDDEAFGAATTAKPKFTAHADPASQWTAARKGPAFFAYSDNYLIDTDHGIIVDVDASRSNKTAEVGAMRKMLDRTEDRFGVKPDWIAADTAYGSSDNLVWLALKRQILPFIPVFDKGERTDGTFSRSDFTWDDENDRYICPSGKEMRHTWRTYSDPARNAPAWKARRYRTRKSDCTGCALKAKCCPNSEVRAIHREKYEIVRDFARQCTASEYNPTAQRRRKKVEMLFAHLKRILGLGRLRLRGPCGVQDEFTLAATAQNLRKLAKLKPMVPATE is encoded by the coding sequence ATGATGGGGCCAAGGCAGGAAGCACAGGCGGCACTGTTTTACGAGTTTTCGCTGGAGGAGCATGTCCCGCAGGACCACCTTTTGAGATCGATTGATCGGCATCTCGATCTGAGCAGCATCCGGGGGCATTTGGCAGATTTCTATAGCCACACGGGGCGTCCATCTGTCGATCCTGAGCTGATGATCCGGATGCTGTTGGTCGGATACTGTTTTGGCATCCGGTCAGAGCGGCGGCTCTGCGAAGAGGTGCATCTGAACCTGGCATACAGATGGTTCTGCCGCCTTGAACTGACAGACCGCATCCCGGACCATTCGACATTTTCCAAGAACCGGCACGGCCGCTTCCGTGACAGTGACCTCTTGCGTCATGTGTTCGAGGCGACTGTTGCGCGCTGCATTGAAGAGGGTTTGGTCGGCGGCCAGGGCTTTGCGGTCGATGCCAGCCTGATCAGCGCGGATGTCCAGAAGCAGAACTCGAGCAATCCCGAAGGCTGGGCGGCCCGCGAGATTGATCCCACGGATGCGCCCCGCGCGGTGCGGGAGTATCTCGACACTTTGGACGATGAAGCCTTCGGTGCAGCGACAACAGCAAAACCCAAGTTCACCGCCCATGCCGATCCGGCCAGTCAATGGACGGCTGCGCGCAAAGGGCCTGCATTCTTTGCCTATTCTGACAACTACCTGATCGACACCGATCACGGGATTATCGTTGACGTGGACGCCAGCCGGTCGAACAAGACCGCCGAGGTCGGTGCCATGCGGAAGATGCTCGACCGGACCGAAGACCGGTTTGGCGTGAAGCCCGATTGGATCGCTGCTGACACCGCCTACGGATCGTCAGACAACCTGGTCTGGCTGGCACTCAAGCGCCAGATCCTCCCCTTCATCCCTGTCTTTGATAAAGGTGAACGGACCGACGGAACCTTCTCGCGGTCCGACTTCACGTGGGATGACGAGAACGATCGCTACATCTGCCCGAGTGGAAAGGAGATGCGCCACACATGGCGGACCTATTCCGATCCCGCGCGAAATGCACCAGCTTGGAAAGCCCGCAGATATCGGACGCGGAAGTCTGATTGCACGGGATGTGCGCTGAAGGCCAAATGCTGCCCCAACTCGGAGGTCCGTGCGATCCATCGCGAGAAATATGAGATCGTCCGAGACTTCGCCCGCCAATGCACCGCCTCAGAGTACAATCCAACTGCCCAGAGGCGGCGAAAGAAAGTAGAGATGCTCTTTGCCCACCTTAAACGCATCCTCGGCCTGGGCCGGCTCCGATTACGTGGCCCATGCGGCGTCCAAGACGAGTTTACCCTCGCAGCCACCGCCCAAAACCTTCGGAAACTAGCAAAACTCAAACCCATGGTGCCGGCCACAGAATGA